Part of the Streptomyces sp. WMMC500 genome is shown below.
GGCCGGTCCGTACCGTGCCGCCGGCCGGCTGCGCGGCGGGCTCCGCTGTCCTCGTCATGCCTGGACGGTACGCACCGGGGCCGGGCAGCGACCACCCGGTTTCCGCGCGGCGCCCGGTTTCGGTCAGGCCGCCGCGGGCGGGTTCTTCCTCGCGGCCTCCTGCTCGGCCTTGACGTCGGGCGCGTACCGGTCGACGTACTCCTGGTTCGACATGCCGAGGATGGCGTACATGATCTCGTCGGTGACGGCCCGCAGCACGGCCTTCTGGTCCTCCATCCCCTCGTACCGGGAGAACTCCAGCGGCTCGCCGAAGCGGATCGTGACCCGGCCGAGGCTGGGGATCTTCTGGCCGGGCGGCTGGACTTCGCGGGTGCCGAGCATCGCGCACGGGATGACCGGCACGCCCGCCCGCAGCGCCATCGCCGCCACCCCGACCCGGCCCTTGTACAGGCGCCCGTCGTGCGAGCGCGTGCCCTCCGGGTAGATGCCCAGCAGCTCGCCCTTGGCGAGCACGCCCAGGCCCTCCTCGATGGCCGCCTGCGCGGCCTTGCGGCCCCGGCGGTCGACCGGGATCTGGCCGATGCTGTGGAAGAACCCGGCGGTCAGCCGCCCCTTGAGGCCGGGGCCGTTGAAGTACTCGGCCTTGGCGAGGAACGTGATGCGCCGCTTCAGCATCACCGGCATGAGGAAGTGGTCGGCGAACGACAGGTGGTTGCCCGCGACGATCGCCGCCCCCTCCTGCGGTATGTGCTCCAGGCCCTCGATGCGGGGCCGGAAGAGCAGCCGCAGCAGCGGCCCGATGAACAGGTACTTCAGCAGGTGGTAGAACAACGCGGCCTCG
Proteins encoded:
- a CDS encoding lysophospholipid acyltransferase family protein; this encodes MFYHLLKYLFIGPLLRLLFRPRIEGLEHIPQEGAAIVAGNHLSFADHFLMPVMLKRRITFLAKAEYFNGPGLKGRLTAGFFHSIGQIPVDRRGRKAAQAAIEEGLGVLAKGELLGIYPEGTRSHDGRLYKGRVGVAAMALRAGVPVIPCAMLGTREVQPPGQKIPSLGRVTIRFGEPLEFSRYEGMEDQKAVLRAVTDEIMYAILGMSNQEYVDRYAPDVKAEQEAARKNPPAAA